AGAAAGAGCAGCCATAGTTGAAGCAACTTTGCGAGCTGGAGCATCAAAAGTGAAGCTTGCTCCAGAACCTTTAGCTGCTGCCATAGGAGCAGGTTTAGACGTTTCTTCCTCCTTATGCCCAAATGTTAGTAGATATTGGCGATGGTGTAACAGATATTGCTGTTATTCGTAGTAGCTCTTTAATTTCCACGGCTGCAACTCCTATTGCTTGTAGTGATATTCATAGAGCAATACAAGATATGATGTTGGCTCATTATAATCTCTCTATATCATTATTAGAAGCAGAGCGATTAACTCAAAAAATTGGAGTATTAGCTGCAAAATCACAATTATTAGAAAAAGTATCTGCTATTGATTCTAAGACAGGAAAAAGCACTATAGCTGAAATTAAAACAGAAGTTATTTCCCAAGCAATGTCCCCTGTAATAAATAAAATAGTTACAATTATTTGTGATGTAGTTCGTGATTTACAAATAGAAGAAAGCTGTGAAGTTATAGAAAGCGGGATTTGTTTAACAGGTGGAGGTGCTTGTTTACCAGGG
The window above is part of the Blastocatellia bacterium genome. Proteins encoded here:
- a CDS encoding rod shape-determining protein, which encodes MLVDIGDGVTDIAVIRSSSLISTAATPIACSDIHRAIQDMMLAHYNLSISLLEAERLTQKIGVLAAKSQLLEKVSAIDSKTGKSTIAEIKTEVISQAMSPVINKIVTIICDVVRDLQIEESCEVIESGICLTGGGACLPGMSALVARKTSLDIKLAANPMHAVINGACQMLSFKATIGFWEI